From Linepithema humile isolate Giens D197 chromosome 8, Lhum_UNIL_v1.0, whole genome shotgun sequence, one genomic window encodes:
- the LOC105672368 gene encoding uncharacterized protein has translation MDLTEAFAPGGGGEDLAKTDFFDFVVSPPPHCATADGVVSDEESFLHRGTGGCRTMGGYLQQTHEDHEGSHGSPFIKETNNNTLTALPPVSTITSSLNHHHQHHHAHHQVRSQHGGVQTGEATTMESECDYWGQDDESKEQTCNILLEDLNKFCWSSNAHTNDSVIHTAAGGPNDHHQTVNSGRAGCAANDRQNTDGAIYTLTVLNNEANSMDALDCCKSPPPASGDSWSLRPNLDALDAILMEQSSGEQDHEQQTSGEVSRNVNERFHAADGRGFTVPSSQYTTDDSGFVESKELCARVSAANCSGDNNNDWKLSDQNLQDVAAAVARGEVVNASFAAGDSAESLLRSALQGKLYTGSAQPVSSSSPSSQPPTISMPVSGNAALMVSDQQQQQQQQQQQQQQQQQQQQQQDDSMQTCTDEDLLLSQLDQTTYRPGDYEKLKSIANEVVESYCLESVCNVPGTTTVMYTLDPQNGNLGTITLPADLGAVVVTTPQQDVLQPQTVQRTDVEQQQQQQPNQLQLTSTRVGIASKTPKKYVRRANRNSNNANGASNGSTGTETGGNANQQQTGSSSGGSPGSVQRKERSLHYCSICSKGFKDKYSVNVHIRTHTGEKPFACSLCGKSFRQKAHLAKHYQTHVTQKPASIQQTASASGTAGSNNGNTSPTAETNTTSASPAIASRAQTTVDPTGAACNPSS, from the coding sequence ATGGACTTGACAGAAGCTTTCGCGCCAGGAGGTGGCGGCGAGGACCTGGCAAAGACGGATTTCTTCGACTTTGTAGTTTCACCGCCGCCGCACTGCGCGACGGCTGACGGCGTTGTCTCCGACGAGGAGAGCTTTCTGCATCGCGGCACCGGTGGTTGTCGCACCATGGGCGGATATCTGCAACAAACCCACGAGGACCACGAGGGCTCACACGGTTCGCCCTTCATCAAAGAAACTAACAACAACACGCTGACGGCGCTACCACCCGTCTCGACTATCACCAGCTCGCTGAACCATCATCATCAGCATCATCACGCGCATCACCAGGTGCGCTCGCAACATGGTGGCGTTCAGACCGGCGAAGCCACCACCATGGAATCTGAGTGCGATTACTGGGGCCAAGATGACGAAAGCAAGGAGCAGACGTGCAACATCCTATTGGAAGATCTGAACAAATTTTGTTGGTCCTCGAACGCGCATACCAACGACAGCGTCATTCACACGGCGGCCGGCGGTCCAAACGACCATCATCAGACGGTGAATTCAGGCCGCGCAGGCTGCGCCGCCAACGATCGACAAAATACGGACGGTGCCATTTATACGTTGACAGTGCTGAACAATGAAGCAAACTCCATGGACGCTCTGGACTGTTGCAAGAGCCCGCCGCCCGCTTCTGGCGACTCCTGGTCCCTCCGACCTAATCTCGATGCCCTGGACGCTATCTTAATGGAACAATCCTCCGGCGAGCAGGATCACGAGCAGCAAACCAGCGGCGAGGTCTCCAGGAACGTCAACGAGAGGTTTCACGCCGCGGACGGACGTGGCTTCACCGTGCCGTCGTCGCAGTACACCACCGACGACAGCGGTTTCGTCGAGAGTAAGGAATTGTGCGCGCGGGTGTCCGCAGCCAATTGCTCCGGCGACAACAACAACGACTGGAAGCTATCGGACCAAAATCTACAGGACGTCGCGGCCGCGGTCGCGCGAGGTGAAGTCGTCAACGCGAGTTTCGCAGCCGGCGATTCTGCCGAGAGTCTCTTGAGAAGCGCTCTTCAAGGCAAACTATACACCGGATCGGCCCAGCCGGTCtcctcgtcgtcgccgtcTTCGCAGCCGCCGACTATCTCAATGCCAGTCTCGGGGAACGCGGCTCTCATGGTATCGGatcaacagcagcagcaacagcagcaacaacaacagcagcagcagcagcagcagcaacagcagcagcaagaCGACTCCATGCAGACGTGCACCGACGAGGATCTACTACTCTCGCAACTGGATCAAACGACCTACCGACCGGGCGACTACGAAAAGCTGAAGAGCATCGCGAACGAAGTGGTGGAATCGTATTGTCTCGAATCGGTCTGCAATGTGCCGGGAACCACTACGGTGATGTACACGCTGGATCCACAGAACGGAAATCTCGGCACCATCACGTTACCTGCTGATCTGGGCGCTGTAGTTGTCACGACGCCTCAGCAAGATGTACTGCAGCCGCAGACCGTTCAACGAACCGACGTAGagcaacaacagcaacaacaaccGAACCAGCTGCAACTGACCTCCACCCGGGTCGGCATCGCCTCTAAAACACCGAAGAAGTATGTCAGACGCGCGAATCGCAACAGTAACAACGCCAACGGCGCCAGCAATGGCAGCACCGGCACGGAGACCGGCGGCAACGCGAATCAACAACAGACTGGCAGCAGCTCCGGAGGCTCGCCGGGCAGTGTTCAGCGGAAGGAACGTTCCTTGCACTACTGCAGCATCTGCAGCAAGGGCTTCAAAGACAAGTACAGCGTGAATGTGCACATCCGGACGCACACCGGCGAGAAACCGTTCGCCTGCTCGCTCTGTGGCAAGAGTTTCCGTCAGAAAGCTCATCTAGCCAAGCATTATCAGACCCATGTAACTCAGAAACCAGCCAGCATCCAGCAGACCGCTTCCGCAAGCGGCACCGCCGGCAGTAACAATGGAAATACCAGCCCGACGGCGGAAACCAACACGACCTCCGCGTCCCCCGCCATCGCCAGCAGAGCTCAGACGACTGTAGATCCTACAGGAGCTGCCTGTAATCCCTCCAGTTAG